In the genome of Synechococcus sp. CB0101, the window CTCCTCGGGGGTGAAGGTCTCGGGCGCCTCGCTCTCCAGCTCCGTGCTGAGCAGAGGTTCATCCTGCAGCTCAGGCTCGGCCTCAGGAGCTGCAACGGGTGCAGCCGCTGGGGCCGAGGGGATCTGGGGCCGCACGATGCGCGGCGCCGGGGCCGAACCCGTGATCTGCTTCATCCAGCCCCGGCGGGCCACCTCATAGAGCACCATTGCGGTGGCCACCGAGGCATTGAGGCTGGGGGTGGCGCCCCGCAGGGGAATGCGCACCAGCTGATCGCAGTGCTTGCGGGTGAGCATGGACAGGCCCGATCCCTCTGAACCGGTCACGATGACCAGGGGGCCATCCAGATCGGCTTCACTGAGGGCCACGCCGGCTTCTCCGGCTAGGCCAATCACGCGGTAGCCCTCTTCTTTCAGGGTTTCCAGCGAACGGTTGAGGTTCACCACCCGGGCCACGGGTAGGTGCTCGAGGGCGCCTGCAGCCACCTTGGCCACCGAACCGGTGAGGCCGGCGCTGCGTCGCTGGGGCAGCACCAGGCCGTGGGCGCCGAGGGCCTCAGCGCTGCGCACGATGGCGCCGAGATTGTGGGGATCCGTGATCCCATCGAGGGCCATCAGCAGGGGCGGCTCGCCAATGGAACGGCAGCCATCGATCAGGCTGCCCAGATCGAGGGTGTCAGCCGCAGCGGCCTGGAGCACGATGCCCTGGTGCACGGCTCCATCGGTGAGCTGGCCGAGGCGCGCCCAGGTGACCTCCTCCACCAGCACACCACCGGCCTTGGCCTCCCGCAGGAGCTGCATGAAGCGTGGCTGGAAGCGCATCTCCGGCGTACACCAGATGCGATGAATGGGGCGATCGCTCTCGAGGGCCGCCTGAGCTGCGTGGCGTCCCCAGATCAGATCGTCAGCCGGACCCGCATTGAAGCGTTCGGATTCGCCAGTGGGGGCGTCGACGATCAGCGGACGGCTGGCAGCCGCCTGGTCGCGATCACCGCGCAGGGGCTTGCGCTCGAAGCGGCGCTCCTGGAACGACGAACGCGCTGAGGAAAAACGGCCCTGCCCCTGGGGACGGCCGGGGCGGCGCTCTGTGCGGCTGCCGCTGCCGCGGACCCCTTCGAAGCGGGGGCGCCCGCCACCCGGACGATCACCGGATGCACGGTCAAAACTGGGGCGATCGCCGCTGGGTCGCTCCGAGCCGGGGCGATCACCGCCGAAGCGGTCTGCACCAGAGCGCTCAAAACGAGGGCGTTCGCCACCACCGCGGCGGGCGCCATCAAAACGGCGCTCCGGACGCCCCCGATCCCGATCGCCAAAACGCTCGGAACGGTCGCCTCGCTCTGGCCGACGGCCGAAGGACGGGCGATCGCCGCGTTCGCCACGATCACCCCCCTCACCACCACGCTCCGGGCGCCACTCACCACGGGGTGCAAATGGACGACGCGAACCACCGCGCGCATCGGGGCGAGCCGGGCGGCCCGGGCGCGAACCTGCCGCCCCCGAGCCCTGGCCTTGGTCCCTGCGGCGATCAAAACGGGGGCTCATGCGTCAGCGGGCAAAGGGGTTATCGGGTCGGCGTTCTCGAGGTGTGCCAGCAGCTGGGCAAGGCGGCTGGGGTCTTGAAGAAAGAGCCAGCCCACCATTGTCTCAAACCCCGTCGCCCGCCCATAAATGCCGGCCTCTCCTTTGCGGGGTCCACGGCCGGCACGGTTGCGGCCTTTCCGTACCAGCTCTAGCTCCTCCTGGCTCAGCAGGCCATCGCGCTCCAGCACCGCCAGGGCTGCAGCCTGGGCATCGGCACGCACTTCAGCCACCACGGCACGATGCAGCTCGCCACTGCGGCCGGGCTGGCGGCAGTGGCGCAGGCGATGGTGAAGCTCCCACACCGCATCCCCCAGCCAGGCCAGCTGCAGCGGGCCGAGGTCAGCGGTGTTGGAACTGGCCGGAATCGCGGAAAGCCAATCAGGCCGCGATGGATCCGAGGGCGGTATCGAGGTCGGGCTGGAGATGGAGGAACTGCTCAAGCCTCACCAGTTTCACCGTCTGCACGACCCGGGCATTACCAACCACCAGGAACTGCATGGCCTGGTCGTTGCAGTGCTTGGCCATCTGCACCAGGGCACCCAGACCGGAAGAGTCGATGAAGTCGATCTTGCTCAGATCGATCACCAGCGGTTGCGGTGTGCTGGTGAGGTGCTCGGTGATGAACGCGAGAAATTGCTTCTCGGAGTAGGCGTCGAGCTGGCCGGTGAAGCTGAACAGCAGACAGCCGTCCTGCTGCTGAAAGCCACCGCGCAGAGACACGGTCAATCGCTGCAGATCAGTGATGGCTCCTGACCTCTGACGTTTGGGGCGCCTGCAGTGTAATGACGGTTTTCGGAACGAACAGGACCGCAACAAAGCTGCATTGATGGCGCGCAGTGCCTGGACGGCTGACTCAGCTGCGCCGCTCGGCCATCAAGGCTGCAAAACGACCGAAGTGGTGGTCGGCGTCGTGGGGTCCAGGGCTCGCCTCGGGGTGGTACTGAACACCGAAGACTGGCTTCTGGCGATGGGCCAGGGCCGCCACGGTGCGGTCGTTGAGATTGAAATGGGTGACCTCCACCGCATCGGCAGGGAGCGAAGCCGCATCGATGGCGAAGCCGTGGTTCTGGCTGGTGATTTCCACCACGCCTGGACTGCCGCAGGGGTGGTTGAGGCCGCGGTGGCCATAGCCGAGCTTGTAGGTGCTGCCGCCCATGGCCAAACCGAGGATCTGGTGCCCCAGGCAGATGCCGAACACCGGCAGATTGCTTTGGGCCAGCAAGCCTCGCGCCAGCTCGATGCCGGTGGTGACCGCCGACGGATCCCCGGGGCCGTTGGAGAGGAACACGCCCTCGGGTTGCAAGGCCAGCACCTGCGCAAGGGTGGCATCAGCGGGCAGCACGGTGATCGCGCAGCCGTGAGCGGCCAGCCGCTCGAGGATGGCGCGCTTGATGCCGAAATCAATCGCCACCACCCGATAAGGGGTGGCGGGATTGCTCTGCAGGCGCTGATCAAAAGCAGCCGGGCAGAGACTGCTCCAGTCGTAGGCCGCGTCGGTGCTCACCGTTTGGGCCAGGTTGAGGCCGGCCATCGAGGGAGCTGAACGCACCTGGTCGAGCAGCTGTTGGGGTGTGCTGCCATCGGTGCTGATCGCGCCGTTGATCGCGCCGCCTTCGCGCAGATGGCGCACCAAGGCCCGCGTATCGATGCCGCGAATCCCCACCACGTTGTGGCGTTGCAGCCAGGCCTCCAGCGTGTCTTCGCAACGCCAGCTGCTGGGCACAGGCGCCAGCTCTCGGGCGATCACCCCGCGCACATGGGGCGCATCGGCTTCCTGATCAGCGCTGTTCACGCCGGTGTTACCCAGTTCCGGATAGGTGAACGTCACCAACTGGCCGGAATAACTGGGATCGGTCATCACCTCCTGATAACCGCTCATCCCGGTGTTGAACACCACCTCACCCACCGCAGTACCGCTGGCACCGAAGGCTTCACCGCGCAGCACCAGGCCATCGGCCAGCACGAGCAGGGCGGGAGATGGGGAAGAAGCTGTGGTCATGCCCCCATCATCCCCTCCAGCGGGATCAGGGCTAACGGGAAGCCAAGGCTGCGCGCAGGCGCTCAAACCGCTGCCAGGCTTCACCGCTCGCCATCGCTGCAAGCGCCACGGGCACGGCAGCTGCCACGGACTCGGCGCAACCCGATGCCCAGAGCACTAAGGCCGAATTAAGGGCCACCACATCGCGCTGGGCCACGCTGCCGCGCCCCTGCAGAACGGCCTCCAGGATCGCCTGGTTCTCAGCCAGCTCACCGCCCACCAGCGCCTG includes:
- the rlmB gene encoding 23S rRNA (guanosine(2251)-2'-O)-methyltransferase RlmB; this encodes MSPRFDRRRDQGQGSGAAGSRPGRPARPDARGGSRRPFAPRGEWRPERGGEGGDRGERGDRPSFGRRPERGDRSERFGDRDRGRPERRFDGARRGGGERPRFERSGADRFGGDRPGSERPSGDRPSFDRASGDRPGGGRPRFEGVRGSGSRTERRPGRPQGQGRFSSARSSFQERRFERKPLRGDRDQAAASRPLIVDAPTGESERFNAGPADDLIWGRHAAQAALESDRPIHRIWCTPEMRFQPRFMQLLREAKAGGVLVEEVTWARLGQLTDGAVHQGIVLQAAAADTLDLGSLIDGCRSIGEPPLLMALDGITDPHNLGAIVRSAEALGAHGLVLPQRRSAGLTGSVAKVAAGALEHLPVARVVNLNRSLETLKEEGYRVIGLAGEAGVALSEADLDGPLVIVTGSEGSGLSMLTRKHCDQLVRIPLRGATPSLNASVATAMVLYEVARRGWMKQITGSAPAPRIVRPQIPSAPAAAPVAAPEAEPELQDEPLLSTELESEAPETFTPEEAEAAQALVEHVVAELNAPSEPEPELVLGLAPGSPVDFSGDIKL
- a CDS encoding ribonuclease III domain-containing protein — its product is MQLAWLGDAVWELHHRLRHCRQPGRSGELHRAVVAEVRADAQAAALAVLERDGLLSQEELELVRKGRNRAGRGPRKGEAGIYGRATGFETMVGWLFLQDPSRLAQLLAHLENADPITPLPADA
- a CDS encoding STAS domain-containing protein, which encodes MTVSLRGGFQQQDGCLLFSFTGQLDAYSEKQFLAFITEHLTSTPQPLVIDLSKIDFIDSSGLGALVQMAKHCNDQAMQFLVVGNARVVQTVKLVRLEQFLHLQPDLDTALGSIAA
- the carA gene encoding glutamine-hydrolyzing carbamoyl-phosphate synthase small subunit → MTTASSPSPALLVLADGLVLRGEAFGASGTAVGEVVFNTGMSGYQEVMTDPSYSGQLVTFTYPELGNTGVNSADQEADAPHVRGVIARELAPVPSSWRCEDTLEAWLQRHNVVGIRGIDTRALVRHLREGGAINGAISTDGSTPQQLLDQVRSAPSMAGLNLAQTVSTDAAYDWSSLCPAAFDQRLQSNPATPYRVVAIDFGIKRAILERLAAHGCAITVLPADATLAQVLALQPEGVFLSNGPGDPSAVTTGIELARGLLAQSNLPVFGICLGHQILGLAMGGSTYKLGYGHRGLNHPCGSPGVVEITSQNHGFAIDAASLPADAVEVTHFNLNDRTVAALAHRQKPVFGVQYHPEASPGPHDADHHFGRFAALMAERRS